The genomic DNA ATAGCAACAGCCAAAGCTGTTCCCCATGCACCAGCGCCAAAGACGGCAATTTTTTTAGTTTTCATTTTGTATCCAATTCATTTCCCATAAGATCACACAAGGGCCATCGCGGGCGCGGCGCAAACGACAGATCATCAACCAATCCTAATCGCATTCGCTCTAACCCTGCCCAGGCAATCATTGCGGCATTATCTGTGCACAGCCGAAGGGGTGGCGCCAAAAATGCCAATCCATGTTGATCACAAACAGTTTGTAACCGATTTCGGATTGTTTGATTTGCGGCGACTCCTCCGGCTACTACGAATGATTTTACAGATGCTGGTATCATTTGAATAGCATTATTGGCTTTTTCTGCCAAAGATTCCGCAACTGTGTGTTGAAAGCAGGCTGAGATATCGGCAGCCATTTGTTCGGAAAGGGGTTGGCTTTTTTGGATCAACAAGCGTGTGGCCGTTTTAAGACCAGAAAAGGATAGATCGCATCCAACCCGGCCAGACAGGGGGCGCGGCAAATCGAATCGATTGGGGTCGCCCAATTTTGCGCACTGTTCAAGGGCTGGCCCCCCAGGGTAATCAAGTCCCATCAGTTTTGCAATTTTATCAAATGCCTCGCCTGCGGCATCGTCGATAGTCCGTCCCAAAACATGATAGCGACCAAGTCCGGATACCAAAACAAATTGGCAATGACCGCCCGATGCCAATAACAATAAATAAGGGAATAGTAGGTCGTGCGTCAAACGTATGGTTAAGGCGTGCCCCTCTAGGTGGTTAATCGCCAGGAGTGGTTTGTTCAGGGCAATCGCCATTGCTTTGGCTGCCATGATCCCGACCAAAACACCGCCGATTAATCCAGGACCCCCTGTAACGGCAATGGCATTAATCTGATCAAGCGATATGTTCGATTCGGTCAAGGCTTGTTGAATGATTTTGGGTAGATAATTCAGGTGTGCCCGCGCTGCGATTTCGGGGACGACCCCGCCATAGGGTTCGTGTTCCTCGATTTGCGACAGGATCACGTTTGATAGGATGCGGTCCGATGGGGCAGCGCTGCCTTGTACAACAGCGGCTGCCGT from Alphaproteobacteria bacterium includes the following:
- the tsaD gene encoding tRNA (adenosine(37)-N6)-threonylcarbamoyltransferase complex transferase subunit TsaD; this encodes MKILGIETSCDETAAAVVQGSAAPSDRILSNVILSQIEEHEPYGGVVPEIAARAHLNYLPKIIQQALTESNISLDQINAIAVTGGPGLIGGVLVGIMAAKAMAIALNKPLLAINHLEGHALTIRLTHDLLFPYLLLLASGGHCQFVLVSGLGRYHVLGRTIDDAAGEAFDKIAKLMGLDYPGGPALEQCAKLGDPNRFDLPRPLSGRVGCDLSFSGLKTATRLLIQKSQPLSEQMAADISACFQHTVAESLAEKANNAIQMIPASVKSFVVAGGVAANQTIRNRLQTVCDQHGLAFLAPPLRLCTDNAAMIAWAGLERMRLGLVDDLSFAPRPRWPLCDLMGNELDTK